In the Prochlorococcus marinus CUG1438 genome, GTTATTGATTGCAAGCAAATTTCTTTTCTTGGATGATTATCTATTTTTTTGTAAATTTCTTCTAAAACTTCTTTTGCCTGGTTCTTAGACGTAGTTAGAAGTATTGAAGAAGCCAAAGGATCATGTTCTGCCTGTGCTAGTAGATCAGACGCTATGTGTGAACTTTGAGCTGTTTCATCAGCAATAATTAATATTTCGCTTGGTCCAGCTAAAGAGTCAATTCCTGTTGAGCCATAAATGAGTTTCTTAGCAGTAGTTACAAAGATATTCCCTGGGCCAGTAATAACATCGACTTTATTGATTTGATTCGTGCCAAATGCTAAAGCACCAATTGCTTGGGCTCCTCCAATTCTAAAAACTTTATGTATCCCTGATAAGTAGGCTGCAGCTAAAACAGTTTTGTTTATGTTCCCCTCTTTATTTCCAGGGGATACCATTATTATTTCTTCTACTCCTGCTACTTTGGCGGGTATTGCATTCATTAATACAGTGCTTGGATAAGCGGCTCTGCCTCCTGGAATATAAATTCCTGCATTTTTTACTGGTCTCCATTTCCTTTGGACTGTATCACCATACTCACCTTTTATAGTGAAAGATACAGGAATTTCTTTTTCGTGGAATTTTTTAATTCTTTTGTGGGCCACTTCAAGTGAGTGCTTTAAGTTGCTATCAATTTCATCCCATGCATCTTTTAAGTCTTTCGCAGAAACTTGCATAGGATCTGGGTTGAAACCATCAAATTTCTTTGTATATTTTTTTACAGCTATGTCTCCAAAAATTTTCACCTCTTGAAGAATTTCTTCTACAATTGAATTTATTTTATTATTGTTTTCTGAATTAGTTCGTGTAGAAATCCTTTTTAATTCTGCAATAGCATCCTTTTTATTATTTATAATCTTCATATTTTTAATTTTATAAATTGAAAGGTTTGAGACTCAATTTAATACTTTTTTAAATTATATATGATTGATTAGTAGTCGATCTATTTGTTATGATGATTAACTTCTATATATATATCCTCTGTGGCCAATAACAAATCAGCAAAAAAGAGAATACAAATTGCCGAAAGAAATCGATTAATTAATAAGTCCTATAAATCTACAGTAAGAACTTTGATTAAAAAGACTTTAGAGAATTGTGAAAAATACAAAAAGGAACCTAATGATGAAAATAAGAATTTAGTGACAACAAGCCTTAATAATGCTTTTAGTCTAATTGATAAAGCAGTTAAGAAAAATGTTCTCCACAAGAATAATGGGGCTAATAGAAAATCAAAAATTAATAAATTTGTAAAAGATACCATCACCACAAAGTAAAAAGGCAGATCATCATTATGAGCGATATTGAACTCATAGACTCTCACTGTCATTTGATATTTGAAAATTTTGAAAAAGATCTTGCAGATGTTGTTTTAAGATTGCGTTCGAGAGGTGTAAAAAAGTTAGTCCATGCTTGTTGTGAGTTATCAGAAATTCCTAAGTTAAAAAAAATATCCCATGAATTTGATGAAATTTATTATTCAGTTGGTTTGCATCCGCTAGAAGCAAAAAAATGGGAATTAAGTTCCAAATATCTTTTAAAAAAATCAGCTAAAGAAGATAGAAAAGTCGTAGCTATTGGGGAATTAGGTTTGGATTTTTTCAAAAATGAAAATAAAAATCAGCAAATCGATGCTCTTATTCCTCAAATGGAGCTAGCGCACGAACTTGAATTGCCTGTAATTATTCATTGCAGAGATGCCGCGAATGAAATGATAGAGATATGTAATGATCTTTCTAAAAAAGGGAAATGCCCTAAAGGGGTACTTCACTGTTGGACAGGAACCCCAAGAGAAATGAAAAAATTCTTGGATTTTGGTTTTTATATTAGTTTTAGTGGAATAGTAACTTTTCCAAAAGCGCATGAAATTCATGAGTGTGCCAAAATAGTTCCTAATGATAAATACCTTATTGAAACTGACGCACCTTTCTTAGCCCCTGTCCCTCACAGAGGAAAAAGAAATGAGCCGGCTTTTGTTGAAAATGTAGCAAAATTTTTGGCAGATTTAAGATCTACTGATTTATTTACAATTGCTAAAGAGTCGTCCAATAATGCTGAAGATTTGTTTAAATTTGACTTGATAAGTTGACACTACAGCTGTTATTATTAGGAATTACTTGAAATTTTTTCTTAATTTTTTAGTTTTAGCTTTTAATTAATGGTTTTATGGCTGTTAAACTAAATTTTAGTTTTTGTTAAATCAATTTTTTTGAAATTCAGATTTAATGTTTGAATTTAACTAAAAAGAGGAGTTAAACAACTAATTATTAAGTAGATTATAAGTAAATAGTAATCTCACATAATCGCAGGTTTTCTTGCATGAGCAGTAGCGCTTTACAGGTAGCAAAAACAGCTACTTATCTACCAGATTTAGTTGAAGTACAAAGAGCAAGCTTTAAATGGTTTTTGGAAAAAGGTCTAATAGAGGAACTGCAAAACTTTTCTCCCATTTCTGATTACACAGGTAAATTAGAATTGCATTTTATAGGTGAAGAGTACAGATTAAAAAGACCTAGGCATGATGTTGAAGAGGCAAAAAGGAGAGATGCAACATTTGCTTCTCAAATGTATGTGACTTGCAGGTTAATAAATAAGGAAACAGGAGAAATTAAAGAACAAGAAGTATTTATTGGAGAATTACCACTAATGACTGAAAGAGGAACTTTCATCATTAATGGAGCTGAAAGAGTAATTGTTAATCAAATTGTTCGAAGCCCTGGTGTATATTTCAAAGATGAACAGGATAAAAACGGCCGAAGAACTTACAATGCTAGTGTTATACCAAATAGAGGCGCATGGCTAAAATTTGAGACTGATAAAAATAACTTACTCTATGTAAGAGTCGATAAAACAAGAAAAATTAATGCTCATGTTCTCATGAGAGCAATGGGCCTCAGCGATAATGACGTCGTGGATAAGCTTAGGCATCCCGAATTTTATCAAAGTTCAATCGATTCAGCCAATGAAGAGGGTATAAATTCAGAAGATCAAGCTTTACTAGAGCTTTACAAGAAGCTACGTCCTGGTGAACCCCCTTCTGTTTCTGGGGGGCAACAACTATTACATAGTAGATTTTTTGATCCCAAAAGATATGATTTAGGCCGAGTTGGTAGATATAAAATAAACAATAAATTGAGGCTTACTGTACCAGATGAAATTAGAACACTTACCCATGAAGATGTTCTTTCCACTATTGATTATTTAATCAACCTTGAATTGGATGTTGGCGGTGCTAGTTTAGATGACATTGACCACCTTGGTAACAGAAGAGTTAGATCTGTGGGGGAACTTCTTCAAAATCAAGTAAGGGTTGGCCTTAACCGTTTAGAGAGAATTATTAAAGAGAGAATGACTGTTGGAGAAACAGATTCTCTTACTCCTGCTCAACTAGTTAATCCTAAACCTTTGGTGGCGGCAATAAAAGAGTTTTTTGGCTCCAGTCAATTAAGTCAATTTATGGATCAAACTAATCCTTTGGCTGAATTGACACATAAGAGAAGGATTTCGGCCCTTGGTCCTGGTGGTCTAACACGAGAAAGAGCAGGCTTTGCAGTAAGAGACATTCATCCATCACATTACGGTAGATTATGTCCTATTGAGACTCCTGAAGGTCCTAATGCAGGACTTATAAATTCTTTAGCTACCCATGCAAGAGTCAATGAATATGGTTTCATTGAAACTCCTTTTTGGGAAGTTAAAAATGGTAGAGTTAATAAAGAAGGAGATCCTGTCTACCTTTCTGCCGATTTAGAAGATGAGTGCAGGGTAGCTCCAGGAGATGTGGCCACCGATAAAGATGGAAATATACTCGCAAATCTAATACCGGTACGATATAGACAAGATTTTGAAAAAGTACCTCCTTATCAAGTTGATTATGTTCAGCTGTCACCCGTACAAGTAATTTCAGTTGCCACTTCACTAATTCCTTTTTTAGAACATGATGATGCGAATAGAGCCCTGATGGGATCTAATATGCAGCGACAGGCAGTTCCATTGCTTAGGCCAGAACGCCCTTTGGTTGGGACAGGTTTAGAGTCTCAAGTAGCCAGAGATTCTGGGATGGTACCCATAACAAAAGTTAGTGGCACTGTCTCTTATGTAGACGCTAATGAGATTGTAGTTAAAGATGATGATGGTAATGAACATTTTCATTATCTTCAAAAATACCAAAGATCAAATCAAGATACTTGTCTAAACCAAAGACCTATAGTAAAGATCGGCGATCATGTTATATCTGGGCAAGTTTTAGCAGATGGTTCGGCATGTGAAGGAGGAGAAATCGCCTTAGGTCAGAATGTCTTAATTGCTTATATGCCATGGGAAGGCTACAACTACGAGGATGCAATTCTTGTAAGCGAGAGGATGGTTACTGATGATTTATACACATCAGTACATATTGAAAAATATGAAATTGAGGCAAGACAAACAAAATTAGGGCCTGAAGAAATCACAAGAGAAATACCTAATATTTCTGAAGAAAGTTTAAATAATCTCGATGAAATGGGCATAATTAGAATTGGTGCTTTTGTCGAGAGTGGGGATATTCTTGTAGGTAAAGTTACTCCAAAAGGGGAATCTGACCAGCCACCTGAAGAGAAACTTTTGAGGGCCATATTTGGCGAAAAAGCTAGAGATGTTAGAGACAACTCTCTCAGGGTTCCAAAGACTGAAAAGGGAAGAGTTTTGGATGTTCGTATTTACACAAGAGAACAAGGTGATGAACTACCTCCCGGGGCTAACATGGTTGTTAGGGTTTATGTGGCTCAAAGAAGAAAGATTCAAGTAGGGGATAAAATGGCTGGAAGGCATGGTAACAAAGGTATTATTAGTAGAATCTTGCCCAGAGAAGATATGCCATATCTACCTGATGGAACCCCTGTAGATATAGTTCTTAACCCGCTAGGTGTTCCAAGTAGGATGAATGTTGGCCAAGTTTTTGAATTATTAATGGGCTGGGCAGCATCTAACTTAAATTGCAGGGTTAAAGTTGTTCCATTTGATGAAATGTATGGTGCTGAAAAATCACATCAGACTGTTCAAGCATTTTTAGAGGAAGCCTCAAAACAGCCAGGGAAAGCATGGGTTTACAATCCTGATGATCCTGGAAAATTATTGCTTAAAGATGGCAGAACAGGCGAACCCTTTGACCAGCCAGTTGCAGTTGGCTACTCCCACTTCCTTAAGTTAGTACATTTGGTGGATGATAAAATTCATGCCAGATCTACAGGCCCTTACTCTTTGGTTACACAGCAACCATTGGGTGGTAAAGCTCAACAAGGTGGCCAAAGACTTGGGGAAATGGAAGTATGGGCTCTTGAGGCATATGGAGCGGCTTATACTCTTCAAGA is a window encoding:
- the hisD gene encoding histidinol dehydrogenase, which produces MKIINNKKDAIAELKRISTRTNSENNNKINSIVEEILQEVKIFGDIAVKKYTKKFDGFNPDPMQVSAKDLKDAWDEIDSNLKHSLEVAHKRIKKFHEKEIPVSFTIKGEYGDTVQRKWRPVKNAGIYIPGGRAAYPSTVLMNAIPAKVAGVEEIIMVSPGNKEGNINKTVLAAAYLSGIHKVFRIGGAQAIGALAFGTNQINKVDVITGPGNIFVTTAKKLIYGSTGIDSLAGPSEILIIADETAQSSHIASDLLAQAEHDPLASSILLTTSKNQAKEVLEEIYKKIDNHPRKEICLQSITNWGLIVICENYESCIELSNNFAPEHLEILTFDSRKILKNIENAGAIFLGKWTPEAVGDYLAGPNHTLPTSGNSRFSGSLGVETFMKNTSVIEFNEESLKANSTDIINLAESEGLYSHANSVQIRFED
- a CDS encoding TatD family hydrolase codes for the protein MSDIELIDSHCHLIFENFEKDLADVVLRLRSRGVKKLVHACCELSEIPKLKKISHEFDEIYYSVGLHPLEAKKWELSSKYLLKKSAKEDRKVVAIGELGLDFFKNENKNQQIDALIPQMELAHELELPVIIHCRDAANEMIEICNDLSKKGKCPKGVLHCWTGTPREMKKFLDFGFYISFSGIVTFPKAHEIHECAKIVPNDKYLIETDAPFLAPVPHRGKRNEPAFVENVAKFLADLRSTDLFTIAKESSNNAEDLFKFDLIS
- a CDS encoding 30S ribosomal protein S20 — translated: MANNKSAKKRIQIAERNRLINKSYKSTVRTLIKKTLENCEKYKKEPNDENKNLVTTSLNNAFSLIDKAVKKNVLHKNNGANRKSKINKFVKDTITTK
- the rpoB gene encoding DNA-directed RNA polymerase subunit beta, producing MSSSALQVAKTATYLPDLVEVQRASFKWFLEKGLIEELQNFSPISDYTGKLELHFIGEEYRLKRPRHDVEEAKRRDATFASQMYVTCRLINKETGEIKEQEVFIGELPLMTERGTFIINGAERVIVNQIVRSPGVYFKDEQDKNGRRTYNASVIPNRGAWLKFETDKNNLLYVRVDKTRKINAHVLMRAMGLSDNDVVDKLRHPEFYQSSIDSANEEGINSEDQALLELYKKLRPGEPPSVSGGQQLLHSRFFDPKRYDLGRVGRYKINNKLRLTVPDEIRTLTHEDVLSTIDYLINLELDVGGASLDDIDHLGNRRVRSVGELLQNQVRVGLNRLERIIKERMTVGETDSLTPAQLVNPKPLVAAIKEFFGSSQLSQFMDQTNPLAELTHKRRISALGPGGLTRERAGFAVRDIHPSHYGRLCPIETPEGPNAGLINSLATHARVNEYGFIETPFWEVKNGRVNKEGDPVYLSADLEDECRVAPGDVATDKDGNILANLIPVRYRQDFEKVPPYQVDYVQLSPVQVISVATSLIPFLEHDDANRALMGSNMQRQAVPLLRPERPLVGTGLESQVARDSGMVPITKVSGTVSYVDANEIVVKDDDGNEHFHYLQKYQRSNQDTCLNQRPIVKIGDHVISGQVLADGSACEGGEIALGQNVLIAYMPWEGYNYEDAILVSERMVTDDLYTSVHIEKYEIEARQTKLGPEEITREIPNISEESLNNLDEMGIIRIGAFVESGDILVGKVTPKGESDQPPEEKLLRAIFGEKARDVRDNSLRVPKTEKGRVLDVRIYTREQGDELPPGANMVVRVYVAQRRKIQVGDKMAGRHGNKGIISRILPREDMPYLPDGTPVDIVLNPLGVPSRMNVGQVFELLMGWAASNLNCRVKVVPFDEMYGAEKSHQTVQAFLEEASKQPGKAWVYNPDDPGKLLLKDGRTGEPFDQPVAVGYSHFLKLVHLVDDKIHARSTGPYSLVTQQPLGGKAQQGGQRLGEMEVWALEAYGAAYTLQELLTVKSDDMQGRNEALNAIVKGKPIPRPGTPESFKVLMRELQSLGLDIGVYTDEGKEVDLMQDVNPRRNTPSRPTYESLGTSEYEED